From Deltaproteobacteria bacterium, one genomic window encodes:
- a CDS encoding ABC transporter ATP-binding protein gives MTLLPKVLRYVWPYRLRFLFAVLQVFALAGLEMLKPWPLKIVIDNVLTATPLSWEPLQSMTPYALLVGAVLGIIAIYLLLGAVSVANNYTTISIGQAMVNDLRSQLYGHLQRLSLAFHTNASVGDLIYRVTADTYAIQTLAMNGIFPILSAVVLLGGMFAVMIRLDWYLTLIALGICPLLVLAIAGLNRRMTTIAVQARERESEVYQHVQRSMGAIKVVQAFSREADEHRAFVAHSSASLRSSLKLYTFQTAYGAFTNVVLAGGTAAVVWVAAHHVMAGTLRVGDMVVFVSYLASLYGPLNSIIQTYGLVQGARAGVVRVFELLDTPSQVPDGTRELPAARGHGAEVQFNRVEFSYRPERKALSEVSFTAKPGQVIAIVGPTGAGKSTLVSLIPRFYDAIGGAVTIDGIDVRELRLTSLRNRISMVLQPPMVFPVSIRDNIAYSVPGASDAEIEGAARRAQAHEFIQRLPAGYETVIGEAGVTLSEGERQRLTIARALLRDTPILILDEPTSSVDAGTEAAIMHGFDALMSGRTTFVIAHRLSTVRRADVILVLRDGEIIERGTFAELVAQRGAFYGLYAQQFGIEEEPTPARVG, from the coding sequence ATGACGCTACTGCCTAAAGTCCTCCGCTATGTCTGGCCGTACCGACTGCGCTTCCTGTTCGCGGTGCTGCAGGTGTTTGCGCTGGCGGGACTGGAGATGCTCAAGCCGTGGCCGCTCAAGATCGTCATCGATAATGTGTTGACGGCCACGCCGCTGTCGTGGGAGCCGCTGCAGTCGATGACGCCGTACGCGCTGCTAGTCGGGGCGGTCCTCGGAATCATTGCAATCTATCTGCTACTGGGAGCGGTGAGTGTGGCCAACAACTACACCACCATCTCGATCGGCCAAGCGATGGTGAACGATCTGCGCAGCCAACTTTACGGACACCTGCAGCGGTTGTCGCTGGCGTTCCACACCAATGCGTCGGTCGGCGATCTCATCTATCGCGTCACCGCCGATACCTACGCCATCCAGACGCTGGCGATGAACGGCATCTTTCCGATTCTCTCGGCCGTGGTGCTGCTCGGTGGCATGTTCGCCGTGATGATCCGCTTGGATTGGTATCTCACATTGATCGCGCTCGGCATTTGCCCGCTGTTGGTGCTGGCGATCGCCGGGTTAAACCGGCGCATGACCACGATCGCGGTGCAGGCGCGCGAGCGCGAGAGCGAAGTCTATCAGCACGTCCAGCGCAGCATGGGCGCGATCAAAGTCGTGCAAGCTTTCTCGCGCGAAGCCGATGAGCACCGCGCGTTCGTCGCCCACAGCAGTGCCAGCTTGCGCAGCAGCCTCAAGCTCTACACGTTTCAGACCGCGTACGGCGCGTTTACCAACGTCGTGCTCGCCGGTGGGACGGCGGCGGTGGTGTGGGTGGCCGCGCACCACGTCATGGCCGGCACGTTGCGCGTCGGCGATATGGTCGTGTTCGTCAGCTACCTGGCTTCGCTCTATGGGCCGCTCAACTCGATCATTCAAACCTATGGACTGGTGCAAGGTGCGCGCGCCGGCGTGGTGCGCGTCTTCGAGTTGCTCGATACCCCGTCGCAGGTACCGGACGGGACGCGGGAGTTGCCGGCGGCGCGCGGCCACGGCGCCGAAGTGCAATTCAATCGAGTCGAATTCTCGTATCGGCCAGAGCGCAAAGCGCTGTCCGAGGTGAGTTTCACGGCGAAGCCGGGCCAGGTGATCGCGATCGTTGGCCCGACGGGCGCCGGCAAGAGCACGTTGGTGAGCTTGATCCCGCGCTTTTACGACGCGATCGGTGGCGCAGTAACGATTGACGGCATTGATGTGCGCGAGCTGCGCCTGACGTCGTTGCGCAACCGCATCAGCATGGTCCTCCAGCCACCGATGGTGTTTCCGGTCAGCATTCGCGACAACATCGCCTACAGCGTGCCGGGCGCGAGCGACGCGGAGATCGAAGGCGCCGCGCGCCGGGCGCAGGCGCATGAGTTCATTCAACGCCTGCCGGCCGGCTACGAGACCGTGATCGGTGAAGCAGGCGTCACGCTCTCCGAGGGCGAGCGGCAGCGTCTGACGATTGCGCGCGCGCTGCTCCGCGACACGCCGATCCTCATTCTCGACGAACCAACCTCCTCCGTCGACGCCGGCACCGAAGCAGCTATCATGCACGGCTTTGACGCGCTGATGTCCGGTCGCACCACGTTCGTGATCGCCCATCGCCTCAGCACCGTCCGGCGCGCCGACGTGATCTTGGTGCTGCGCGACGGCGAGATCATCGAGCGTGGCACCTTCGCTGAACTCGTAGCGCAGCGCGGAGCGTTCTATGGACTCTACGCCCAGCAATTCGGGATCGAAGAGGAGCCCACGCCCGCGCGGGTCGGATGA
- a CDS encoding glycosyltransferase — MPPASAAAVALDRRIAQEDIGRRPQAKGKFLFRGEEKCFLRGVSYGPFAPAAHGTQFPERDMVLRDFALMRDAGVNCFRTFTPPPEWLLDLAGDNDLVVLTGIPWTEHVAFLDEPGVAAEIRTSVENAVKALHGHPALFAMLIGNEIPSDIVRWHGPERTREFMHELFDLAKNITPETLVSYANFPPTEYLDLDFLDFISFNVYLHREHDFRSYVSRLQNLAKDKPLVLTEFGIDSIREGDAEQAEILSWQVRAAFESGVAGAVVFAWTDDWFTGGFQVEDWAFGLVDRARHKKPSYHSVQKIYAGQLPPPLPNPPRFSVVICAYNAETTMDACMRSLRELRYPNYEIVVVDDGSTDSTRAIAERYPEARIISQPNKGLSVARNVGAEAALGDIIAYTDSDCVVDPDWLTYLAYKFEYGGFVSVGGPNLPPPEDALIPACVAASPGGPTHVLLNDEVAEHIPGCNMAFRRSALQAVDGFDPVYRAAGDDVDLCWRLQNLGHPIGFSPAAMVWHFRRNTIRAYLKQQMGYGKAEALLYFKHPYRFNLLGQSQWLGRIYGDFTGALFSRRPVIYHGVFGRGLFQTLYEAPSSLLSYIPFTLEWNVVGLVLLLGSLLAGRYLFLASAPLLISVVWAVATAWRARLEPRYDLFRSRLLITALVYLGPLVRSAQRYLWRLQGMRPVERISLETPSQKPKVQWAARRFFLSYWSEDGREKEHLLGALMEFLVVRKHLVAIDQGWNDWDIEVYRGVWTTADLKLAVENHGGAKRFFRARCGIRLSFLAKMSLLACGAVLSLGLFLRAPEIAEVAGLLGAINLGVVIYECLRLGRVMYHAQEIVAKSIGLSPVLEPVVGK; from the coding sequence ATGCCCCCAGCCAGCGCTGCCGCGGTCGCACTCGACCGGCGCATTGCCCAAGAGGACATTGGCCGCCGACCGCAGGCGAAGGGCAAGTTCCTCTTCCGCGGGGAAGAAAAATGCTTCCTCCGCGGCGTGTCGTATGGACCATTCGCCCCCGCAGCGCATGGAACGCAATTTCCCGAACGCGATATGGTCCTGCGCGACTTCGCGCTCATGCGCGATGCCGGCGTGAACTGCTTCCGCACCTTCACCCCGCCCCCCGAGTGGCTGCTCGATCTCGCGGGTGACAACGACCTCGTCGTCCTCACCGGCATCCCGTGGACCGAACACGTGGCCTTCCTCGACGAGCCCGGCGTCGCGGCAGAGATCCGCACCAGCGTCGAGAACGCGGTGAAGGCACTGCACGGCCATCCCGCGCTCTTCGCCATGCTGATCGGCAACGAGATCCCGTCCGACATCGTTCGCTGGCACGGCCCCGAACGTACTCGCGAGTTCATGCACGAACTGTTTGACCTGGCCAAGAACATCACGCCGGAGACGCTGGTCAGCTACGCCAACTTCCCGCCGACGGAATATCTCGATCTCGATTTCCTCGACTTCATCTCGTTCAATGTCTACTTGCATCGCGAGCACGATTTCCGCAGCTACGTCTCGCGGCTGCAGAATCTCGCCAAAGACAAACCGCTGGTGTTGACCGAGTTCGGCATCGACTCGATCCGCGAAGGCGATGCGGAGCAGGCCGAGATCCTGTCGTGGCAAGTGCGCGCCGCCTTCGAGAGCGGCGTCGCCGGCGCGGTCGTGTTTGCGTGGACCGACGATTGGTTCACCGGCGGCTTTCAGGTCGAAGACTGGGCGTTCGGACTGGTCGATCGCGCCCGCCACAAGAAACCGTCGTATCACTCGGTGCAGAAGATCTACGCCGGGCAACTGCCGCCGCCGCTGCCGAATCCACCCAGGTTCTCAGTGGTGATCTGCGCGTATAACGCCGAGACGACGATGGATGCCTGCATGCGGTCGTTGCGCGAACTCCGGTACCCGAACTACGAAATCGTCGTCGTCGATGATGGTTCGACCGATTCGACGCGGGCAATCGCAGAACGCTATCCCGAGGCGCGGATCATTTCGCAACCCAACAAGGGCCTCAGCGTGGCGCGCAACGTCGGCGCCGAGGCCGCGCTCGGCGACATCATCGCCTACACCGACTCCGATTGCGTGGTCGATCCCGATTGGCTGACCTACCTGGCGTACAAGTTCGAGTACGGTGGCTTCGTGTCCGTCGGCGGACCGAATCTGCCGCCGCCCGAAGACGCGTTGATTCCGGCGTGTGTGGCAGCGTCGCCCGGCGGGCCGACGCATGTACTGCTCAATGACGAAGTGGCGGAGCACATTCCGGGCTGCAACATGGCCTTCCGGCGCAGCGCGCTGCAAGCCGTCGACGGCTTCGATCCGGTGTATCGCGCGGCCGGGGACGACGTCGATCTGTGTTGGCGGTTGCAAAACCTCGGACACCCGATCGGCTTCAGTCCGGCGGCGATGGTGTGGCACTTCCGCCGCAACACCATCCGCGCGTATCTCAAGCAGCAGATGGGCTACGGCAAAGCCGAAGCGCTACTGTACTTCAAGCATCCGTATCGCTTCAACCTGCTCGGGCAATCGCAGTGGCTTGGGCGCATCTACGGAGACTTCACCGGTGCGTTGTTCTCGCGCCGCCCAGTGATTTACCATGGCGTGTTTGGTCGCGGCCTGTTCCAAACCCTGTACGAAGCGCCGTCGTCGTTGCTGTCGTACATCCCGTTCACGCTCGAGTGGAACGTCGTCGGGCTGGTGCTGCTGCTGGGATCGTTGCTCGCCGGGCGCTACCTGTTCCTGGCCTCGGCACCGTTGCTGATCTCAGTGGTGTGGGCGGTGGCGACCGCGTGGCGCGCGCGGCTGGAGCCGCGCTACGATCTGTTCCGTTCGCGGCTGCTGATTACGGCGCTGGTCTATCTCGGGCCCCTCGTGCGCAGTGCGCAGCGGTATCTGTGGCGGTTGCAAGGCATGCGGCCGGTCGAACGGATCAGCCTCGAGACGCCGTCGCAGAAACCGAAAGTGCAGTGGGCGGCACGACGCTTCTTCCTATCGTACTGGTCGGAAGACGGGCGCGAGAAGGAACACCTGCTCGGGGCCTTGATGGAGTTCCTGGTCGTGCGCAAGCACTTGGTCGCCATCGATCAGGGGTGGAACGACTGGGATATCGAAGTGTATCGCGGCGTCTGGACGACCGCGGATCTCAAGCTCGCGGTCGAGAATCACGGCGGCGCCAAGCGTTTCTTCCGCGCCCGCTGCGGCATTCGTCTCTCGTTCCTCGCCAAGATGTCGCTGCTCGCTTGCGGCGCGGTCCTGTCGCTCGGGCTGTTCCTGCGCGCACCGGAGATCGCGGAGGTGGCGGGGCTGCTCGGCGCCATCAATCTGGGCGTGGTGATCTACGAGTGTTTACGTCTGGGCCGCGTGATGTACCACGCTCAGGAGATCGTCGCGAAATCGATCGGGCTGAGTCCAGTGCTCGAACCGGTCGTGGGGAAGTAA
- a CDS encoding helix-turn-helix domain-containing protein — translation MEKDDTILNSKEVAQILDMSPDTVNEFARKSILPAFKTGRQWRFRRRDIASFKRQLRGATAA, via the coding sequence ATGGAAAAGGATGACACGATTCTGAACAGCAAAGAGGTCGCTCAGATCCTCGATATGAGTCCGGACACCGTGAACGAGTTTGCCCGCAAGAGCATCTTGCCGGCATTCAAAACCGGGCGGCAGTGGCGCTTTCGCCGCCGCGACATCGCGTCGTTCAAGCGCCAACTGCGCGGGGCAACGGCCGCGTGA
- a CDS encoding class I SAM-dependent methyltransferase — MPSFEQTQAHESKIYSEFSHLYDRIFTRVFFPRISRVIRALDIPPGARVLEVGVGTGLSFPAYPPHCHVTGIDLAPEMLEQAQEKINRNAWRHINVMPMDALDLKFAEDTFDYVMAFHVVSVVPDQRRLMNEVQRVCRPHGSVVVINHFRSPQPMLAALDRSIEPITRRLGWRTLNQGEVFEGLPLRIRRQYKTSQRSLFTIVVAENQK; from the coding sequence ATGCCCTCGTTCGAACAGACTCAAGCCCACGAAAGCAAGATCTACTCCGAATTTTCCCACCTCTACGACCGGATCTTTACGCGCGTGTTCTTTCCGCGGATCAGTCGGGTCATTCGCGCGCTGGACATCCCGCCGGGGGCCCGCGTCCTGGAAGTCGGTGTGGGCACCGGGCTCTCGTTTCCGGCCTATCCGCCGCACTGCCATGTGACCGGCATCGACCTGGCGCCCGAGATGCTCGAACAGGCGCAAGAGAAGATCAATCGTAACGCGTGGCGCCACATCAACGTGATGCCGATGGATGCGCTCGATCTCAAGTTCGCCGAGGATACCTTCGACTACGTGATGGCCTTCCACGTGGTGAGCGTCGTCCCCGATCAGCGCCGGCTCATGAACGAGGTCCAGCGCGTCTGCCGTCCACACGGATCGGTGGTCGTGATCAATCACTTCCGCAGCCCACAGCCCATGCTGGCGGCGCTCGATCGCTCGATCGAGCCCATCACCCGCCGCCTGGGCTGGCGCACGCTCAATCAAGGCGAGGTGTTCGAGGGCTTGCCGCTGCGGATCCGCCGGCAATACAAGACCTCGCAGCGCTCCCTGTTCACCATCGTCGTGGCCGAGAACCAAAAGTAG
- a CDS encoding S41 family peptidase yields the protein MTVKRRLGVVATVIVVTAALLLGGRMVSRVSAVAKDAYENIEAFTNVLALVQKNYVDEVTTKQLIDGAITGMLSALDPHSAYLPPEQYKELQVDTRGSFGGLGIEITVKNGLLTVVSPIEDTPAFRAGVKPGDQIIKIEDDFTKDMTLVDAVKRMRGPKGTKIHLTLRREGAAELIDLTLEREVIKIQSVKFHMLEKGYGYIRLTQFQEHSDEDLEKALKSLEKESGGHLSGLVLDLRNNPGGLLTQAVRVSDTFLDSGLVVYTDGRLESQKQKYFAHRQGSHTEFPMIVLVNGGTASASEIVAGALQDHKRALVLGEQTFGKGSVQTILPIDDNAALRLTTARYFTPNGRSIQAMGITPDVVMESVVTAKAEAEHNVPSLREENLPRHLESPSGGTKIKEEKPHDGAPPQGGDGNIPSSSGPPLDPEAAKDPQLHRALELLKSWNVFKTVVAQSQP from the coding sequence ATGACAGTAAAGCGGCGACTCGGTGTAGTCGCAACCGTGATCGTGGTGACCGCGGCCCTCCTCCTGGGCGGCCGAATGGTGAGCCGCGTCTCAGCCGTGGCGAAGGATGCCTACGAGAACATCGAGGCCTTCACCAACGTGCTGGCACTGGTACAAAAGAACTACGTTGATGAAGTCACAACCAAGCAACTCATCGACGGCGCGATCACCGGCATGCTCAGCGCCCTGGATCCGCACAGCGCCTACTTGCCTCCCGAACAGTACAAAGAATTGCAGGTCGATACCCGCGGTAGCTTCGGCGGCCTCGGCATCGAGATCACGGTGAAAAACGGCTTGCTCACCGTGGTGTCGCCCATCGAGGATACCCCAGCTTTCCGCGCCGGCGTCAAACCGGGCGATCAGATCATCAAGATCGAGGACGATTTCACCAAGGACATGACCTTGGTCGACGCCGTCAAGCGCATGCGTGGTCCGAAGGGCACCAAGATTCATCTCACGCTGCGTCGCGAGGGGGCGGCCGAGTTGATCGATCTCACGCTGGAACGCGAGGTCATCAAAATCCAGAGCGTAAAATTCCACATGCTGGAAAAGGGCTACGGCTATATCCGCCTCACACAGTTCCAAGAGCACTCGGACGAAGATCTCGAGAAGGCGTTGAAGAGTTTGGAGAAGGAGAGCGGAGGGCATCTGTCCGGCCTGGTACTCGACCTGCGCAACAATCCGGGCGGGCTGCTCACGCAAGCGGTCCGCGTGTCGGATACCTTCTTGGATTCCGGCTTGGTGGTCTATACGGACGGGCGGCTGGAGAGTCAGAAGCAAAAGTACTTCGCTCACCGCCAAGGCAGCCATACCGAATTTCCGATGATCGTGCTGGTCAACGGTGGCACCGCCAGCGCCTCCGAGATCGTCGCCGGTGCGCTGCAAGATCACAAACGCGCGCTGGTGCTCGGTGAGCAGACCTTTGGTAAGGGATCGGTGCAGACGATCCTGCCGATCGACGACAACGCCGCGTTGCGCCTCACCACTGCGCGTTACTTCACGCCGAATGGCCGGTCGATCCAAGCGATGGGCATTACGCCCGACGTGGTCATGGAGAGTGTCGTGACCGCGAAGGCCGAAGCTGAGCACAACGTGCCCTCGCTGCGCGAGGAAAACTTACCGCGGCACCTCGAATCGCCCAGCGGTGGCACCAAGATCAAGGAAGAGAAGCCGCACGACGGCGCCCCGCCGCAAGGCGGCGACGGCAACATTCCGAGCAGCAGTGGCCCTCCGCTCGATCCCGAAGCCGCGAAGGATCCGCAACTCCACCGCGCGCTGGAACTGCTCAAGAGTTGGAACGTGTTCAAAACCGTGGTGGCGCAGAGCCAGCCCTAA
- a CDS encoding divergent polysaccharide deacetylase family protein, whose amino-acid sequence MARDRARARGGGLGWFRSLIFSAVFGVLLFVIAQEIRSGHGPILPAAPHVDCSGRLADLTTQINEATALLAQSGLPLLAPIEEKQGAERLRYIHRRYEVSVPPTITADEIRRRLAPLGEHDPCVVVDVTTDGGGAHVQVGIDEVLTHTLLMRWATPTPVRMQIAIVIDDLGNDLRSAREFAGLDAPLAFAIAPFRSFSKEVAEVAHTFNREVLLRLPTDDGGDATDERVLRAVAARAAIEDVLTQALAAVPYVIGTSVAADAPITRDRQRMRWLLSWLNGHQLFLVDYATQSTATELAAGIGIAVGSSTVVLDDVPTEAAMHDQLAALLQQARERGSAIGVGHPQPMTATALKAVLPEWRAAGVELLPISTLIQAGTLASK is encoded by the coding sequence ATGGCGCGTGATCGCGCCCGCGCCCGGGGAGGTGGCCTGGGCTGGTTCCGGAGCCTGATATTCTCGGCGGTCTTCGGCGTGCTGCTGTTCGTGATCGCGCAGGAAATACGCTCCGGCCACGGTCCGATCCTGCCCGCGGCGCCGCACGTCGATTGCAGTGGGCGCTTGGCCGACCTCACCACTCAGATCAACGAAGCGACCGCGTTGCTAGCGCAGAGCGGGCTACCTCTGCTGGCGCCGATCGAGGAGAAGCAAGGGGCAGAACGCTTGCGCTACATTCACCGGCGCTACGAGGTTAGCGTCCCGCCGACGATCACCGCCGATGAGATCCGCCGGCGACTGGCGCCACTCGGCGAACACGATCCGTGCGTCGTGGTTGACGTTACGACGGACGGCGGCGGTGCGCATGTGCAGGTGGGCATCGATGAGGTTCTCACGCACACGCTGCTGATGCGATGGGCGACGCCGACGCCGGTGCGCATGCAGATCGCCATCGTGATTGACGACCTTGGCAACGATTTGCGCAGCGCGCGCGAGTTTGCCGGCCTCGATGCGCCGTTAGCGTTTGCGATCGCGCCATTTCGTTCCTTCTCGAAGGAGGTCGCTGAAGTTGCGCACACGTTCAACCGCGAAGTCTTGCTCCGCTTACCGACTGACGACGGTGGTGACGCGACGGATGAACGAGTGCTCCGTGCCGTGGCCGCGCGCGCGGCGATTGAGGATGTACTCACGCAAGCCCTCGCCGCGGTCCCCTACGTGATCGGGACCTCGGTGGCGGCGGACGCGCCGATCACGCGCGATCGCCAGCGCATGCGCTGGTTGTTGAGTTGGCTCAATGGACACCAGTTGTTCCTCGTCGACTACGCCACGCAAAGTACCGCCACCGAATTGGCCGCCGGCATTGGTATCGCGGTGGGGTCTAGCACCGTAGTGCTTGACGACGTACCCACGGAAGCCGCCATGCACGACCAACTCGCGGCGTTGTTGCAGCAAGCGCGCGAGCGCGGCAGCGCCATCGGTGTAGGTCACCCGCAGCCGATGACCGCAACGGCGTTGAAGGCCGTGCTGCCGGAGTGGCGCGCGGCCGGTGTCGAACTGCTGCCGATCTCGACGCTGATCCAAGCCGGAACCTTGGCGTCGAAGTAG
- the xseA gene encoding exodeoxyribonuclease VII large subunit, producing MPSLEPLAAPVLTVSQLTSRVREVLDGALADCRVVGEISNFRVPPSGHCYFILKDRRSQIAAVMFRSASQTLTFRPQDGMEVVVRGRIGLYEARGDLQLYVDWMEPRGQGAQQLALEQLKQRLAAEGLFAPERKRALPIYPRAVGIATAATGAAVHDLLRVLRDRWPSQRVILRPVRVQGAGAAADIVAAIQELNEVPSIDVIIVGRGGGSVEDLWAFNEEHLARAIAGSRIPVVSAVGHEVDVTVADLVADCRAATPTAAAALVVPDHCQVAVDVDDATRALVSALRRRVQRERERVAGLQRHIREPRQVLASLRLRVDELGERSQRALAATLRLARQQLRGSAEQLHALSPLAVLQRGYSITRRQDDGSVVRDAAIVPAGTSVRLAFARGWALARVSESGES from the coding sequence ATGCCATCACTTGAGCCGTTGGCAGCACCAGTGTTGACCGTGAGTCAGCTCACCTCGCGCGTGCGCGAGGTGTTGGATGGCGCGCTCGCGGATTGCCGCGTGGTTGGTGAGATCTCGAATTTTCGGGTGCCGCCGTCGGGTCATTGCTACTTCATTCTGAAGGATCGCCGCAGCCAGATCGCGGCGGTGATGTTTCGCTCCGCCAGCCAGACGCTCACGTTTCGCCCGCAAGACGGCATGGAAGTCGTGGTGCGCGGGCGCATCGGCCTCTACGAAGCCCGCGGCGATCTGCAGCTCTACGTCGACTGGATGGAGCCGCGTGGCCAAGGGGCACAGCAACTGGCGCTTGAACAACTCAAGCAGCGACTGGCGGCCGAAGGACTGTTCGCCCCCGAACGCAAACGAGCGCTGCCGATTTATCCGAGGGCTGTGGGCATCGCCACGGCGGCGACCGGAGCGGCGGTGCACGATCTCCTGCGCGTCTTGCGCGATCGCTGGCCATCGCAACGAGTGATTCTGCGGCCCGTGCGTGTGCAGGGTGCGGGCGCCGCCGCTGATATCGTGGCCGCGATTCAGGAGCTGAACGAAGTTCCGTCGATCGATGTCATCATCGTTGGCCGCGGCGGTGGATCGGTTGAAGACCTGTGGGCCTTCAATGAGGAACACTTGGCCCGCGCGATTGCCGGCTCGCGCATTCCGGTTGTCTCGGCGGTTGGCCACGAGGTCGATGTGACCGTCGCCGATTTGGTTGCCGATTGCCGCGCGGCGACGCCCACCGCAGCGGCGGCGCTGGTGGTACCGGATCATTGCCAGGTGGCGGTTGATGTCGACGACGCGACGCGCGCACTGGTGAGTGCCCTACGCCGGCGCGTGCAACGGGAGCGCGAACGCGTCGCCGGCTTACAGCGGCACATCCGTGAACCGCGCCAAGTGCTGGCATCGCTCCGGTTGCGGGTCGATGAGTTGGGCGAGCGCAGTCAGCGCGCGTTGGCGGCGACGCTGCGCCTCGCACGCCAGCAGCTGCGCGGGAGCGCGGAACAACTGCACGCGCTCAGCCCGCTCGCGGTGTTGCAGCGCGGCTACAGCATCACGCGACGCCAAGACGACGGCAGCGTGGTGCGCGATGCGGCGATTGTTCCGGCCGGCACTTCCGTGCGGCTCGCCTTCGCGCGGGGCTGGGCGCTGGCGCGCGTGTCAGAGAGTGGTGAATCGTAA
- a CDS encoding exodeoxyribonuclease VII small subunit yields MANDTDTRRFEDAMHELETLVARLESGDLALEDALAAFEQGIGLVRLLNEKLNHAEQRVEILTRDAEGAIRLQIVDKLKDDGS; encoded by the coding sequence ATGGCGAATGACACCGACACCCGACGCTTCGAGGACGCGATGCACGAGTTGGAGACGCTCGTGGCGCGCTTGGAATCCGGCGACCTCGCACTCGAAGACGCGCTCGCCGCCTTCGAGCAAGGCATCGGCCTAGTCCGCTTGCTCAACGAGAAGCTCAACCACGCCGAACAGCGCGTCGAGATCCTCACCCGCGACGCGGAGGGCGCGATCCGGTTGCAGATCGTTGACAAGCTCAAGGATGACGGATCGTGA
- a CDS encoding polyprenyl synthetase family protein, with the protein MNLESYLARRRRQINRQLTRYLPVKAKHTPTLIKAMRHSLLAGGKRLRPILALAAAEAVGGAPRDLLPFVCALEMVHTYSLVHDDLPSMDDDDLRRGQPTCHVVYGEAVAILAGDALLTEAFRVMVAAAQTNGLNKARALQVIHEIAEAAGARGMVSGQVADIEAEHAEPSLALVEFIHVRKTGALLLASVRTGALLSGANASTLRHLTRYGECLGLAFQIADDILDAEGTTSVTGKRAGRDRVLSKVTFPAVMGIAAAKARARDLLAQALDELQSFDQRAEPMRAIARYVVTRAGA; encoded by the coding sequence GTGAACCTGGAAAGCTATCTGGCGCGCCGCCGCCGGCAGATCAATCGCCAACTGACGCGCTACCTGCCAGTCAAAGCCAAGCACACCCCGACACTGATCAAGGCCATGCGCCACAGTCTGCTGGCGGGCGGCAAGCGTTTGCGACCGATCTTGGCGCTTGCGGCGGCAGAGGCGGTCGGCGGCGCGCCGCGCGACTTGCTGCCGTTCGTGTGTGCGCTCGAGATGGTCCACACCTACTCGCTCGTGCACGACGATCTGCCGTCGATGGACGACGACGATCTGCGCCGCGGCCAGCCGACGTGTCACGTCGTGTATGGCGAGGCCGTCGCGATTCTCGCCGGCGATGCGTTGCTCACCGAAGCCTTTCGTGTGATGGTGGCTGCGGCGCAAACCAACGGCCTCAACAAAGCCCGCGCGCTGCAAGTGATCCACGAGATCGCCGAAGCGGCCGGAGCGCGCGGCATGGTGAGCGGGCAGGTGGCCGACATCGAGGCCGAGCACGCCGAGCCGAGTCTTGCGTTGGTCGAGTTCATTCACGTCCGCAAAACCGGTGCGCTGCTGCTCGCCTCCGTGCGCACCGGTGCGCTGCTGTCTGGGGCTAACGCCAGCACACTGCGCCACCTCACGCGCTACGGCGAGTGTCTGGGGCTCGCCTTTCAAATCGCCGATGACATCCTCGATGCCGAGGGCACGACGAGTGTCACGGGCAAGCGGGCCGGGCGCGATCGGGTGCTCAGCAAGGTGACGTTCCCCGCCGTGATGGGCATCGCAGCGGCGAAGGCGCGCGCGCGCGATTTGCTGGCGCAAGCGCTCGACGAGTTGCAGAGCTTCGACCAACGCGCCGAGCCCATGCGTGCGATCGCGCGCTACGTGGTCACGCGTGCCGGCGCGTAG